The proteins below come from a single Leptotrichia sp. oral taxon 223 genomic window:
- a CDS encoding pyridoxamine 5'-phosphate oxidase family protein, translating into MENKKVKMRRRDREITDNEKIKEIIKACDCCRLGLNDNGKVYIVPLNFGFTEENGNYTFYFHGARTGRKLDIIRKNSHAGFELDTNHEIYTKGDKACNYTARFQSVIGNGKVEIIEDSQEKVKALLELMKHNTGKTEWEFDERMLKAVCVFKLVVEEMSCKEHE; encoded by the coding sequence ATGGAAAATAAAAAGGTAAAAATGCGAAGACGGGACAGAGAAATTACAGACAACGAAAAAATAAAAGAAATTATAAAAGCCTGTGACTGTTGCCGTCTTGGCTTAAACGATAACGGAAAGGTGTATATTGTTCCATTAAATTTTGGCTTCACCGAAGAAAATGGAAACTATACATTTTACTTTCACGGTGCGAGAACAGGACGAAAACTCGATATAATAAGAAAAAACAGTCATGCAGGCTTTGAACTTGACACAAATCACGAAATTTACACAAAAGGCGATAAAGCCTGCAATTATACCGCTAGATTTCAAAGTGTAATCGGAAATGGAAAAGTTGAGATTATTGAAGATTCGCAGGAAAAAGTGAAGGCATTGCTGGAACTGATGAAACATAATACTGGAAAAACAGAATGGGAGTTTGATGAACGAATGTTGAAAGCAGTTTGTGTGTTTAAACTTGTAGTTGAGGAGATGAGCTGTAAGGAGCATGAGTAG
- a CDS encoding formate--tetrahydrofolate ligase, giving the protein MTDIEIAQNAKLKKIGEIAESIGLMEDDFEPYGKYKAKVSLEVLKRNAGKKDGKLILMTAVTPTPPGEGKSTVTVGLTQALNKFGYKSIAALREPSLGPVFGMKGGAAGGGMSQVVPMEEINLHFTGDIHAISAAHNLISACIDNHIHFGNELDIDVNNITFKRVLDMNDRNLRSIVVGLGPKVNGVPRENSFQITVASEIMAIFCLADSITDLKERIGEIVFAYDRKGEMLKVKQLNIQGAVAALLKDAIKPNLVQTLENTPVFIHGGPFANIAHGCNSLLATKMALKLSDYVVTEAGFAADLGAEKFLDIKARLGNLEPNVIVIVATVRALKHHGGDKDLKSENIETLTKGLVNLEKHIESMQKYNLPVVVAINKFITDTDAEIQVIKDFCAKMDVEVANCEIWEKGGEGGKELVEKVMNAIEKNEKSDKKYTPLYDLNLSIQEKIEKIAKEIYGADGVNFAPKALNNIKKYVENGYDKLPICISKTQKSLSDNPNLLGRPTGFIITINEVRLSAGAGFLVAMAGEIIDMPGLPRKPAAELIDIDENGVISGLF; this is encoded by the coding sequence ATGACGGATATTGAAATTGCTCAAAATGCGAAATTGAAAAAAATCGGTGAGATTGCAGAAAGTATTGGGCTTATGGAGGATGATTTTGAGCCTTATGGGAAATATAAGGCTAAAGTTAGTTTGGAAGTGCTAAAAAGAAATGCAGGGAAAAAAGATGGGAAATTGATTTTGATGACGGCTGTTACTCCTACGCCTCCAGGGGAAGGAAAGTCCACTGTTACTGTTGGATTGACTCAGGCGTTGAACAAGTTTGGGTATAAGTCGATTGCCGCACTTAGGGAGCCGTCTTTGGGGCCTGTGTTTGGGATGAAAGGTGGAGCTGCTGGTGGCGGAATGTCGCAAGTAGTACCTATGGAAGAGATAAACTTGCATTTTACGGGGGATATTCACGCAATTTCAGCTGCACATAACTTGATTTCTGCGTGCATTGACAATCATATACATTTTGGAAATGAACTTGATATTGATGTGAATAATATTACTTTTAAACGTGTGCTTGATATGAATGACAGAAATTTAAGAAGCATTGTCGTTGGGCTTGGACCAAAAGTGAATGGCGTGCCTCGTGAAAATTCGTTTCAAATAACGGTTGCTTCGGAAATTATGGCGATTTTCTGTCTTGCTGACTCTATTACCGATTTGAAGGAAAGAATTGGCGAAATAGTTTTTGCATATGACAGAAAAGGGGAAATGCTTAAAGTTAAGCAGCTTAATATTCAAGGGGCAGTAGCTGCATTGCTAAAAGATGCAATAAAGCCTAATTTGGTACAGACTTTAGAAAACACTCCTGTATTTATTCACGGTGGACCTTTTGCGAATATTGCACATGGATGTAATTCGTTGCTGGCTACAAAAATGGCTTTGAAATTGTCGGATTATGTGGTTACGGAAGCTGGATTTGCGGCTGATTTGGGAGCTGAGAAATTTTTGGATATAAAAGCTAGGCTTGGGAACTTGGAGCCAAATGTTATTGTAATCGTTGCGACAGTTCGTGCATTGAAGCATCACGGCGGAGACAAGGATTTGAAGTCGGAAAATATTGAAACATTGACAAAAGGACTTGTAAACCTTGAAAAACATATTGAAAGCATGCAAAAGTACAATTTGCCAGTTGTTGTGGCAATTAACAAATTTATAACTGATACTGACGCTGAAATTCAAGTGATAAAAGACTTCTGTGCAAAAATGGACGTGGAAGTTGCCAACTGCGAAATCTGGGAAAAAGGTGGAGAAGGTGGAAAAGAGCTTGTGGAAAAAGTTATGAACGCCATTGAAAAGAATGAAAAATCAGATAAAAAATACACTCCACTTTATGATTTAAACTTGTCAATTCAGGAAAAAATAGAAAAAATCGCAAAAGAAATTTACGGAGCAGATGGAGTGAATTTTGCACCAAAAGCACTTAATAATATTAAAAAATATGTAGAAAATGGCTATGATAAATTGCCAATATGTATCTCAAAAACACAAAAATCATTATCAGATAACCCAAATCTGCTAGGACGTCCAACAGGCTTCATAATTACAATCAATGAAGTAAGATTATCAGCTGGAGCAGGATTCTTAGTAGCAATGGCTGGAGAAATCATCGATATGCCGGGGTTGCCTAGAAAGCCAGCGGCAGAGTTAATTGACATTGATGAAAATGGGGTAATTTCAGGATTATTTTAA